A stretch of the Enoplosus armatus isolate fEnoArm2 chromosome 13, fEnoArm2.hap1, whole genome shotgun sequence genome encodes the following:
- the layna gene encoding layilin has protein sequence MDLLTIFCHLLLLCFDPSAATSLITADIFEARGQRVCKAGKGRPCYKLAYFSELRRRLNFVEAELACRRDGGQLLSVESESEQKIIEQLITELRPTDGDFWIGLRRNHGDEDSSSDCSSQYYWLDGSKSTFRNWHWDEPSCGYEVCVVMYHQPSAPPGLGGLYMFQWNDDNCETKNNFICKYTAEKPLDPSPSPNSTQTNVFASSVLPWNPSDHNQERSTALNLVYIIIPTIPLILLLLTVTGVCCFKLLVRRRRKQQKSEVCQTDADLCTTPPDVYNVIRSQKDDDLVSTRPHTKITSFLCSSPDTPTGDYDNLGGRDTESGFVTLASTESGFLNFDLNDLSLGRRGTRDFYDTSLGRSGKRDLNDSSLGYTGHREFYDRSLGRRTTKSEHYSSSVYGDHGLYDGSVRAGSDLYDPKLRPGGHTVKADLYQTYITNGKEDTYQTSLETYGNRKSYQANLDCYRNGLNLDAGRRYFNEQEWINRENY, from the exons ATGGACCTGCTAACAATCTTCTGTCACCTCctgcttttatgttttgatCCATCTGCGGCCACAAGCCTCATTACAG CGGATATATTTGAAGCCAGAG gtCAACGCGTGTGCAAGGCAGGGAAGGGGAGGCCATGTTACAAGCTGGCCTATTTCTCAGAGCTCCGGCGGAGGCTGAACTTCGTAGAGGCAGAGCTCGCCTGCAGACGGGACGGAGGGCAGCTGTTGAGCGTGGAGTCGGAGTCTGAGCAGAAGATCATAGAGCAGCTCATCACAGAGCTCCGCCCAACGGACGGAGACTTCTGGATCGGTCTCCGCCGTAACCATGGAGACGAGGACAGCAGCTCCGACTGCTCCTCACAGTACTACTGGCTTGACGGCAGCAAGTCTACATTTAG gAACTGGCACTGGGATGAGCCATCATGCGGATATgaggtgtgtgttgtgatgtatCACCAACCGTCCGCTCCTCCTGGTCTGGGGGGGCTTTACATGTTTCAGTGGAACGACGACAATTGTGAAACCAAGAACAACTTCATCTGCAAATACACTGCAG agAAGCCACTGGACCCTTCGCCTTCTCCCAACTCTACTCAAACAA ATGTCTTTGCTTCATCGGTGCTGCCGTGGAATCCAAGCGACCACAACCAAGAAAGAAGCACAG CACTGAATTTGGTTTACATCATCATTCCCACCATTCCCCTGATACTACTGTTACTGACAGTGACTGGAGTCTGCTGCTTCAAACTGCTAGTCAGACG aaggaggaaacagcagaaatCAGAGGTATGCCAGACAGACGCTGACCTCTGCACGACTCCACCTGACGTCTACAACGTCATTCGCTCCCAGAAGGACGATGACCTGGTTTCAACTCGCCCGCACACCAAAATCACCTCCTTTTTATGCTCCTCCCCTGACACCCCAACAGGTGACTACGACAATCTGGGGGGTCGGGACACAGAGAGCGGCTTTGTGACGCTTGCCAGCACGGAGAGTGGCTTCCTCAACTTTGACCTCAATGACCTCAGCCTTGGGCGTCGTGGCACCCGCGACTTCTACGACACCAGCTTGGGCCGCTCAGGAAAGAGGGACTTGAATGACAGCAGTCTGGGTTACACTGGGCACAGAGAGTTTTATGACAGGAGTCTAGGTCGCCGTACAACTAAGAGTGAGcattacagcagcagtgtgtatGGGGACCATGGACTGTATGATGGCAGTGTCAGAGCAGGGAGTGACCTCTATGATCCCAAACTGAGGCCTGGAGGTCACACAGTAAAGGCTGACCTCTATCAGACATACATCACCAACGGCAAAGAGGACACTTACCAAACCAGCCTCGAAACCTATGGAAACCGAAAATCCTACCAAGCAAATCTGGATTGCTACAGAAATGGCCTGAATCTCGATGCCGGAAGGAGATACTTCAATGAACAAGAATGGATCAACAGAGAAAACTACTGA